The Oryzias latipes chromosome 16, ASM223467v1 genome includes a region encoding these proteins:
- the znf384 gene encoding zinc finger protein 384 isoform X3: MMEDSHFNSSYFWSPVPTVQGQIENAMFLNKMKEQQEKNTPFSPPSSHYQTALLTIPTPGPKTDGGGQVGNAGHLNPPHSTQNITVLPVPSTGIMTAAGLVITTPQGTLVSPTSSQSFVSGHPAATMIVSALHSPDKKEGEGASHVVVMPAPSKRGRKKKTTVPRVPGNDTLILAHLTSGGQVTSLQHHTGDPYELSNEEEEHGPKDGTKTYRCRMCAATFFNKSDMQIHSKSHTEAKPHKCPHCAKSFANSSYLAQHIRIHSGAKPYTCSYCQKSFRQLSHLQQHTRNHTESKPHKCPHCTKSFANSSYLAQHIRIHTGVKPYTCSYCQKSFRQLSHLQQHSRIHTGDRPYKCTHPGCEKSFTQLSNLQSHRRQHNKDKPYKCMHCNKGYVDAGSLEAHMTTHTVKHARIYSCGLCHRSYTSETYLVKHMEKHMEKHNPDQLTAPVAVAQQSAQQNQRQSHGQTGTQSQVESADGGPRQPGGAVSRAAGEGQQAQNQSGYAQTELTCPFDLNQYKTVSASDIQYKPVSVADITSHKDLCLTVSASTIQVEHLNS; this comes from the exons ATGATGGAAGACTCTCATTTTAATTCGTCCTATTTCTGGTCTCCCGTCCCCACTGTGCAAGGCCAG ATCGAGAATGCCATGTTCCTCAACAAGATGAAGGAGCAACAGGAGAAGAATACGCCGTTCTCTCCTCCTTCTTCCCACTACCAGACAGCTCTCCTCACCATCCCCACTCCTGGGCCCAAGACAGATGGAGGGGGCCAGGTTGGCAATGCAGGACACCTCAACCCTCCCCACAGCACCCAGAACATCACAGTGCTGCCGGTTCCCTCCACAGGCATCATGACAGCAG CTGGTCTGGTCATCACAACGCCTCAGGGAACGCTGGTCTCTCCCACGTCCTCCCAGTCGTTTGTCTCTGGTCACCCAGCAGCAACCATGATAGTTTCAGCCCTTCATTCACCAG ACAAAAAAGAAGGCGAGGGGGCGTCCCATGTGGTTGTGATGCCAGCCCCCTCCAAAAGgggaagaaagaagaagacaacAGTCCCTCGCGTACCGGGAAATGACACGCTAATATTGGCACACCTGACGTCTGGTGGCCAG GTTACATCTCTGCAGCATCACACTGGGGACCCGTATGAACTTTCTAATGAAGAGGAGGAACATGGGCCCAAAGATGGCACTAAGACATACAG GTGCCGGATGTGTGCGGCGACCTTCTTCAATAAGTCTGACATGCAGATCCACTCCAAGTCGCACACAGAGGCCAAACCTCACAAGTGTCCTCACTGCGCCAAGTCATTCGCCAACTCCAGCTACCTGGCCCAGCACATCCGCATCCATAGCGGGGCCAAGCCCTACACCTGCTCCTACTGCCAGAAATCTTTCAGGCAGCTCAGTCACTTACAGCAGCACACACG GAACCACACAGAGTCAAAGCCTCACAAGTGTCCCCACTGCACTAAGTCATTTGCAAACTCTAGCTACCTGGCGCAGCATATCCGGATCCACACTGGAGTCAAACCCTACACCTGTTCGTACTGCCAAAAGTCCTTCAGACAGCTCAGTCATCTTCAGCAGCACAGCAG aATTCACACTGGAGATAGACCATACAAATGCACCCACCCAGGCTGTGAAAAATCCTTCACCCAGCTCTCCAATTTACAG TCCCACCGGCGCCAACACAACAAAGACAAGCCCTACAAGTGCATGCACTGCAATAAGGGTTACGTAGATGCGGGAAGCCTGGAAGCACACATGACCACACACACTGTCAAACACGCCAGGATCTACTCATGTGGTCTCTGCCACCGCTCGTATACCTCA GAGACGTATCTGGTGAAACACATGGAGAAACACATGGAAAAACACAACCCCGACCAGTTGACCGCACCAGTAGCCGTGGCACAACAGTCGGCTCAACAGAACCAAAGGCAAAGCCATGGCCAGACAGGAACTCAGAGCCAGGTAGAGAGTGCAGATGGAGGACCCAGACAACCAGGAGGAGctgtgagcagagcagcaggggaAGGCCAGCAGGCCCAGAACCAAAGTGGCTACGCCCAGACAGAACTCACCTGTCCATTTGACCTGAATCAGTATAAGACGGTGTCTGCCAGTGACATCCAGTACAAACCAGTCAGTGTGGCGGACATCACTTCCCACAAAGACCTCTGTCTCACTGTGTCAGCATCCACCATTCAAGTGGAGCATCTCAACTCTTAA
- the znf384 gene encoding zinc finger protein 384 isoform X5 — MSFVSFSEMMEDSHFNSSYFWSPVPTVQGQIENAMFLNKMKEQQEKNTPFSPPSSHYQTALLTIPTPGPKTDGGGQVGNAGHLNPPHSTQNITVLPVPSTGIMTAAGLVITTPQGTLVSPTSSQSFVSGHPAATMIVSALHSPDKKEGEGASHVVVMPAPSKRGRKKKTTVPRVPGNDTLILAHLTSGGQHHTGDPYELSNEEEEHGPKDGTKTYRNHTESKPHKCPHCTKSFANSSYLAQHIRIHTGVKPYTCSYCQKSFRQLSHLQQHSRIHTGDRPYKCTHPGCEKSFTQLSNLQSHRRQHNKDKPYKCMHCNKGYVDAGSLEAHMTTHTVKHARIYSCGLCHRSYTSETYLVKHMEKHMEKHNPDQLTAPVAVAQQSAQQNQRQSHGQTGTQSQVESADGGPRQPGGAVSRAAGEGQQAQNQSGYAQTELTCPFDLNQYKTVSASDIQYKPVSVADITSHKDLCLTVSASTIQVEHLNS, encoded by the exons AtgtcttttgtgtctttttcagAAATGATGGAAGACTCTCATTTTAATTCGTCCTATTTCTGGTCTCCCGTCCCCACTGTGCAAGGCCAG ATCGAGAATGCCATGTTCCTCAACAAGATGAAGGAGCAACAGGAGAAGAATACGCCGTTCTCTCCTCCTTCTTCCCACTACCAGACAGCTCTCCTCACCATCCCCACTCCTGGGCCCAAGACAGATGGAGGGGGCCAGGTTGGCAATGCAGGACACCTCAACCCTCCCCACAGCACCCAGAACATCACAGTGCTGCCGGTTCCCTCCACAGGCATCATGACAGCAG CTGGTCTGGTCATCACAACGCCTCAGGGAACGCTGGTCTCTCCCACGTCCTCCCAGTCGTTTGTCTCTGGTCACCCAGCAGCAACCATGATAGTTTCAGCCCTTCATTCACCAG ACAAAAAAGAAGGCGAGGGGGCGTCCCATGTGGTTGTGATGCCAGCCCCCTCCAAAAGgggaagaaagaagaagacaacAGTCCCTCGCGTACCGGGAAATGACACGCTAATATTGGCACACCTGACGTCTGGTGGCCAG CATCACACTGGGGACCCGTATGAACTTTCTAATGAAGAGGAGGAACATGGGCCCAAAGATGGCACTAAGACATACAG GAACCACACAGAGTCAAAGCCTCACAAGTGTCCCCACTGCACTAAGTCATTTGCAAACTCTAGCTACCTGGCGCAGCATATCCGGATCCACACTGGAGTCAAACCCTACACCTGTTCGTACTGCCAAAAGTCCTTCAGACAGCTCAGTCATCTTCAGCAGCACAGCAG aATTCACACTGGAGATAGACCATACAAATGCACCCACCCAGGCTGTGAAAAATCCTTCACCCAGCTCTCCAATTTACAG TCCCACCGGCGCCAACACAACAAAGACAAGCCCTACAAGTGCATGCACTGCAATAAGGGTTACGTAGATGCGGGAAGCCTGGAAGCACACATGACCACACACACTGTCAAACACGCCAGGATCTACTCATGTGGTCTCTGCCACCGCTCGTATACCTCA GAGACGTATCTGGTGAAACACATGGAGAAACACATGGAAAAACACAACCCCGACCAGTTGACCGCACCAGTAGCCGTGGCACAACAGTCGGCTCAACAGAACCAAAGGCAAAGCCATGGCCAGACAGGAACTCAGAGCCAGGTAGAGAGTGCAGATGGAGGACCCAGACAACCAGGAGGAGctgtgagcagagcagcaggggaAGGCCAGCAGGCCCAGAACCAAAGTGGCTACGCCCAGACAGAACTCACCTGTCCATTTGACCTGAATCAGTATAAGACGGTGTCTGCCAGTGACATCCAGTACAAACCAGTCAGTGTGGCGGACATCACTTCCCACAAAGACCTCTGTCTCACTGTGTCAGCATCCACCATTCAAGTGGAGCATCTCAACTCTTAA
- the znf384 gene encoding zinc finger protein 384 isoform X1: MSFVSFSEMMEDSHFNSSYFWSPVPTVQGQIENAMFLNKMKEQQEKNTPFSPPSSHYQTALLTIPTPGPKTDGGGQVGNAGHLNPPHSTQNITVLPVPSTGIMTAAGLVITTPQGTLVSPTSSQSFVSGHPAATMIVSALHSPDKKEGEGASHVVVMPAPSKRGRKKKTTVPRVPGNDTLILAHLTSGGQVTSLQHHTGDPYELSNEEEEHGPKDGTKTYRCRMCAATFFNKSDMQIHSKSHTEAKPHKCPHCAKSFANSSYLAQHIRIHSGAKPYTCSYCQKSFRQLSHLQQHTRNHTESKPHKCPHCTKSFANSSYLAQHIRIHTGVKPYTCSYCQKSFRQLSHLQQHSRIHTGDRPYKCTHPGCEKSFTQLSNLQSHRRQHNKDKPYKCMHCNKGYVDAGSLEAHMTTHTVKHARIYSCGLCHRSYTSETYLVKHMEKHMEKHNPDQLTAPVAVAQQSAQQNQRQSHGQTGTQSQVESADGGPRQPGGAVSRAAGEGQQAQNQSGYAQTELTCPFDLNQYKTVSASDIQYKPVSVADITSHKDLCLTVSASTIQVEHLNS, from the exons AtgtcttttgtgtctttttcagAAATGATGGAAGACTCTCATTTTAATTCGTCCTATTTCTGGTCTCCCGTCCCCACTGTGCAAGGCCAG ATCGAGAATGCCATGTTCCTCAACAAGATGAAGGAGCAACAGGAGAAGAATACGCCGTTCTCTCCTCCTTCTTCCCACTACCAGACAGCTCTCCTCACCATCCCCACTCCTGGGCCCAAGACAGATGGAGGGGGCCAGGTTGGCAATGCAGGACACCTCAACCCTCCCCACAGCACCCAGAACATCACAGTGCTGCCGGTTCCCTCCACAGGCATCATGACAGCAG CTGGTCTGGTCATCACAACGCCTCAGGGAACGCTGGTCTCTCCCACGTCCTCCCAGTCGTTTGTCTCTGGTCACCCAGCAGCAACCATGATAGTTTCAGCCCTTCATTCACCAG ACAAAAAAGAAGGCGAGGGGGCGTCCCATGTGGTTGTGATGCCAGCCCCCTCCAAAAGgggaagaaagaagaagacaacAGTCCCTCGCGTACCGGGAAATGACACGCTAATATTGGCACACCTGACGTCTGGTGGCCAG GTTACATCTCTGCAGCATCACACTGGGGACCCGTATGAACTTTCTAATGAAGAGGAGGAACATGGGCCCAAAGATGGCACTAAGACATACAG GTGCCGGATGTGTGCGGCGACCTTCTTCAATAAGTCTGACATGCAGATCCACTCCAAGTCGCACACAGAGGCCAAACCTCACAAGTGTCCTCACTGCGCCAAGTCATTCGCCAACTCCAGCTACCTGGCCCAGCACATCCGCATCCATAGCGGGGCCAAGCCCTACACCTGCTCCTACTGCCAGAAATCTTTCAGGCAGCTCAGTCACTTACAGCAGCACACACG GAACCACACAGAGTCAAAGCCTCACAAGTGTCCCCACTGCACTAAGTCATTTGCAAACTCTAGCTACCTGGCGCAGCATATCCGGATCCACACTGGAGTCAAACCCTACACCTGTTCGTACTGCCAAAAGTCCTTCAGACAGCTCAGTCATCTTCAGCAGCACAGCAG aATTCACACTGGAGATAGACCATACAAATGCACCCACCCAGGCTGTGAAAAATCCTTCACCCAGCTCTCCAATTTACAG TCCCACCGGCGCCAACACAACAAAGACAAGCCCTACAAGTGCATGCACTGCAATAAGGGTTACGTAGATGCGGGAAGCCTGGAAGCACACATGACCACACACACTGTCAAACACGCCAGGATCTACTCATGTGGTCTCTGCCACCGCTCGTATACCTCA GAGACGTATCTGGTGAAACACATGGAGAAACACATGGAAAAACACAACCCCGACCAGTTGACCGCACCAGTAGCCGTGGCACAACAGTCGGCTCAACAGAACCAAAGGCAAAGCCATGGCCAGACAGGAACTCAGAGCCAGGTAGAGAGTGCAGATGGAGGACCCAGACAACCAGGAGGAGctgtgagcagagcagcaggggaAGGCCAGCAGGCCCAGAACCAAAGTGGCTACGCCCAGACAGAACTCACCTGTCCATTTGACCTGAATCAGTATAAGACGGTGTCTGCCAGTGACATCCAGTACAAACCAGTCAGTGTGGCGGACATCACTTCCCACAAAGACCTCTGTCTCACTGTGTCAGCATCCACCATTCAAGTGGAGCATCTCAACTCTTAA
- the znf384 gene encoding zinc finger protein 384 isoform X2, whose translation MSFVSFSEMMEDSHFNSSYFWSPVPTVQGQIENAMFLNKMKEQQEKNTPFSPPSSHYQTALLTIPTPGPKTDGGGQVGNAGHLNPPHSTQNITVLPVPSTGIMTAAGLVITTPQGTLVSPTSSQSFVSGHPAATMIVSALHSPDKKEGEGASHVVVMPAPSKRGRKKKTTVPRVPGNDTLILAHLTSGGQHHTGDPYELSNEEEEHGPKDGTKTYRCRMCAATFFNKSDMQIHSKSHTEAKPHKCPHCAKSFANSSYLAQHIRIHSGAKPYTCSYCQKSFRQLSHLQQHTRNHTESKPHKCPHCTKSFANSSYLAQHIRIHTGVKPYTCSYCQKSFRQLSHLQQHSRIHTGDRPYKCTHPGCEKSFTQLSNLQSHRRQHNKDKPYKCMHCNKGYVDAGSLEAHMTTHTVKHARIYSCGLCHRSYTSETYLVKHMEKHMEKHNPDQLTAPVAVAQQSAQQNQRQSHGQTGTQSQVESADGGPRQPGGAVSRAAGEGQQAQNQSGYAQTELTCPFDLNQYKTVSASDIQYKPVSVADITSHKDLCLTVSASTIQVEHLNS comes from the exons AtgtcttttgtgtctttttcagAAATGATGGAAGACTCTCATTTTAATTCGTCCTATTTCTGGTCTCCCGTCCCCACTGTGCAAGGCCAG ATCGAGAATGCCATGTTCCTCAACAAGATGAAGGAGCAACAGGAGAAGAATACGCCGTTCTCTCCTCCTTCTTCCCACTACCAGACAGCTCTCCTCACCATCCCCACTCCTGGGCCCAAGACAGATGGAGGGGGCCAGGTTGGCAATGCAGGACACCTCAACCCTCCCCACAGCACCCAGAACATCACAGTGCTGCCGGTTCCCTCCACAGGCATCATGACAGCAG CTGGTCTGGTCATCACAACGCCTCAGGGAACGCTGGTCTCTCCCACGTCCTCCCAGTCGTTTGTCTCTGGTCACCCAGCAGCAACCATGATAGTTTCAGCCCTTCATTCACCAG ACAAAAAAGAAGGCGAGGGGGCGTCCCATGTGGTTGTGATGCCAGCCCCCTCCAAAAGgggaagaaagaagaagacaacAGTCCCTCGCGTACCGGGAAATGACACGCTAATATTGGCACACCTGACGTCTGGTGGCCAG CATCACACTGGGGACCCGTATGAACTTTCTAATGAAGAGGAGGAACATGGGCCCAAAGATGGCACTAAGACATACAG GTGCCGGATGTGTGCGGCGACCTTCTTCAATAAGTCTGACATGCAGATCCACTCCAAGTCGCACACAGAGGCCAAACCTCACAAGTGTCCTCACTGCGCCAAGTCATTCGCCAACTCCAGCTACCTGGCCCAGCACATCCGCATCCATAGCGGGGCCAAGCCCTACACCTGCTCCTACTGCCAGAAATCTTTCAGGCAGCTCAGTCACTTACAGCAGCACACACG GAACCACACAGAGTCAAAGCCTCACAAGTGTCCCCACTGCACTAAGTCATTTGCAAACTCTAGCTACCTGGCGCAGCATATCCGGATCCACACTGGAGTCAAACCCTACACCTGTTCGTACTGCCAAAAGTCCTTCAGACAGCTCAGTCATCTTCAGCAGCACAGCAG aATTCACACTGGAGATAGACCATACAAATGCACCCACCCAGGCTGTGAAAAATCCTTCACCCAGCTCTCCAATTTACAG TCCCACCGGCGCCAACACAACAAAGACAAGCCCTACAAGTGCATGCACTGCAATAAGGGTTACGTAGATGCGGGAAGCCTGGAAGCACACATGACCACACACACTGTCAAACACGCCAGGATCTACTCATGTGGTCTCTGCCACCGCTCGTATACCTCA GAGACGTATCTGGTGAAACACATGGAGAAACACATGGAAAAACACAACCCCGACCAGTTGACCGCACCAGTAGCCGTGGCACAACAGTCGGCTCAACAGAACCAAAGGCAAAGCCATGGCCAGACAGGAACTCAGAGCCAGGTAGAGAGTGCAGATGGAGGACCCAGACAACCAGGAGGAGctgtgagcagagcagcaggggaAGGCCAGCAGGCCCAGAACCAAAGTGGCTACGCCCAGACAGAACTCACCTGTCCATTTGACCTGAATCAGTATAAGACGGTGTCTGCCAGTGACATCCAGTACAAACCAGTCAGTGTGGCGGACATCACTTCCCACAAAGACCTCTGTCTCACTGTGTCAGCATCCACCATTCAAGTGGAGCATCTCAACTCTTAA
- the znf384 gene encoding zinc finger protein 384 isoform X4 yields the protein MSFVSFSEMMEDSHFNSSYFWSPVPTVQGQIENAMFLNKMKEQQEKNTPFSPPSSHYQTALLTIPTPGPKTDGGGQVGNAGHLNPPHSTQNITVLPVPSTGIMTAAGLVITTPQGTLVSPTSSQSFVSGHPAATMIVSALHSPDKKEGEGASHVVVMPAPSKRGRKKKTTVPRVPGNDTLILAHLTSGGQVTSLQHHTGDPYELSNEEEEHGPKDGTKTYRNHTESKPHKCPHCTKSFANSSYLAQHIRIHTGVKPYTCSYCQKSFRQLSHLQQHSRIHTGDRPYKCTHPGCEKSFTQLSNLQSHRRQHNKDKPYKCMHCNKGYVDAGSLEAHMTTHTVKHARIYSCGLCHRSYTSETYLVKHMEKHMEKHNPDQLTAPVAVAQQSAQQNQRQSHGQTGTQSQVESADGGPRQPGGAVSRAAGEGQQAQNQSGYAQTELTCPFDLNQYKTVSASDIQYKPVSVADITSHKDLCLTVSASTIQVEHLNS from the exons AtgtcttttgtgtctttttcagAAATGATGGAAGACTCTCATTTTAATTCGTCCTATTTCTGGTCTCCCGTCCCCACTGTGCAAGGCCAG ATCGAGAATGCCATGTTCCTCAACAAGATGAAGGAGCAACAGGAGAAGAATACGCCGTTCTCTCCTCCTTCTTCCCACTACCAGACAGCTCTCCTCACCATCCCCACTCCTGGGCCCAAGACAGATGGAGGGGGCCAGGTTGGCAATGCAGGACACCTCAACCCTCCCCACAGCACCCAGAACATCACAGTGCTGCCGGTTCCCTCCACAGGCATCATGACAGCAG CTGGTCTGGTCATCACAACGCCTCAGGGAACGCTGGTCTCTCCCACGTCCTCCCAGTCGTTTGTCTCTGGTCACCCAGCAGCAACCATGATAGTTTCAGCCCTTCATTCACCAG ACAAAAAAGAAGGCGAGGGGGCGTCCCATGTGGTTGTGATGCCAGCCCCCTCCAAAAGgggaagaaagaagaagacaacAGTCCCTCGCGTACCGGGAAATGACACGCTAATATTGGCACACCTGACGTCTGGTGGCCAG GTTACATCTCTGCAGCATCACACTGGGGACCCGTATGAACTTTCTAATGAAGAGGAGGAACATGGGCCCAAAGATGGCACTAAGACATACAG GAACCACACAGAGTCAAAGCCTCACAAGTGTCCCCACTGCACTAAGTCATTTGCAAACTCTAGCTACCTGGCGCAGCATATCCGGATCCACACTGGAGTCAAACCCTACACCTGTTCGTACTGCCAAAAGTCCTTCAGACAGCTCAGTCATCTTCAGCAGCACAGCAG aATTCACACTGGAGATAGACCATACAAATGCACCCACCCAGGCTGTGAAAAATCCTTCACCCAGCTCTCCAATTTACAG TCCCACCGGCGCCAACACAACAAAGACAAGCCCTACAAGTGCATGCACTGCAATAAGGGTTACGTAGATGCGGGAAGCCTGGAAGCACACATGACCACACACACTGTCAAACACGCCAGGATCTACTCATGTGGTCTCTGCCACCGCTCGTATACCTCA GAGACGTATCTGGTGAAACACATGGAGAAACACATGGAAAAACACAACCCCGACCAGTTGACCGCACCAGTAGCCGTGGCACAACAGTCGGCTCAACAGAACCAAAGGCAAAGCCATGGCCAGACAGGAACTCAGAGCCAGGTAGAGAGTGCAGATGGAGGACCCAGACAACCAGGAGGAGctgtgagcagagcagcaggggaAGGCCAGCAGGCCCAGAACCAAAGTGGCTACGCCCAGACAGAACTCACCTGTCCATTTGACCTGAATCAGTATAAGACGGTGTCTGCCAGTGACATCCAGTACAAACCAGTCAGTGTGGCGGACATCACTTCCCACAAAGACCTCTGTCTCACTGTGTCAGCATCCACCATTCAAGTGGAGCATCTCAACTCTTAA
- the gnl1 gene encoding guanine nucleotide-binding protein-like 1, with the protein MPRKKPFSNKQKKKQLQVKRERKRGDTGSGPSSRNASVERGGERQSDTSDSETTDIRKINQQPVSQEVKYDPNRFRLHFEKESKEEVEKRKKLAREKILQAVCDKELEVDINEIYPSDKCLSFPRRPSWTYNMTRDSLLKKEEKSYRDYLDDMHSRNAPGTLSHFEHNLETWRQLWRVLEMSDIILLIVDIRHPVLQFPPDLYHYFTKDLQKHVILVLNKVDLCPPPLVIAWKHYMASQFPNLNIVCFTSHPGQPYSTVLQKKRTGRKPGWSDAGGLLDIYKACQEITSGRVDISSWEHKIQRDAVAQRLDDEHPDEEAESVLVEHQSDSAMEMSSSSNELYKDGVLTLGCIGFPNVGKSSIINSLVGRKVVSVSRTPGHTKYFQTYYLTPTVKLCDCPGLVFPSRVNKELQILSGIYPVSQLQDPYTSVGYLCERTPFLSVLKLKHPSLQDEPQREQGAEEPKWTAFDVCEAWAERRGYKTAKAARNDVYRAANSLLRLAIDGRLCLCLRPPGYSCLKEHWENHVDLQEIIALQGRAAKVEGAGEREEDEDEESSSEPEEERDRDADDDEDGDDEDEGCGYRRQKNKNPPVFTTNIFNVLRENKYE; encoded by the exons ATGCCTCGGAAAAAGCCATTTagcaacaaacaaaagaagaaacagcTCCAAGTTAAGCGCGAGAGAAAGAGAG GTGACACGGGTTCTGGCCCAAGCAGCCGCAATGCCAGCGTGGAGCGAGGAGGAGAGCGTCAATCAGACACATCAGATAGTGAGACGACAgacattagaaaaataaatcaacaaccTGTTAGTCAAGAGGTTAAATATGATCCAAACAG GTTTCGACTGCATTTTGAGAAGGAGAGTAAAGAGGAggtggaaaaaaggaagaagctgGCCAGAGAGAAGATTCTTCAGGCAGTGTGTGATAAGGAACTAGAAGTTGACATCAATGAAATCTACCCATCAGATAAAT GTCTTTCGTTTCCACGACGACCATCTTGGACCTACAACATGACACGAGACAGCTTgttgaagaaagaagaaaagtctTACAGAGATTACCTGGATGACATGCACTCCAGAAATGCACCTGGCACTCTCAGCCACTTCGAGCACAATTTGGAG acATGGAGACAACTGTGGAGAGTTTTGGAGATGTCAGACATCATCTTGCTTATTGTTGACATCAGACACCCG GTGCTGCAGTTTCCTCCAGATCTTTACCATTACTTCACAAAAGACCTACAGAAGCATGTGATCCTGGTGTTGAACAAGGTTGACCTGTGTCCTCCTCCACTGGTGATTGCCTGGAAACACTACATGGCCTCCCAGTTTCCAAACTTGAATATAGTGTGCTTTACCTCACACCCTGGACAGCCCTACAGCACAG TTCTCCAGAAGAAAAGGACAGGGAGGAAGCCTGGCTGGAGTGATGCTGGAGGTCTATTAGACATTTATAAAGCCTGTCAGGAGATCACATCAGGGAGAG TCGATATTTCTAGCTGGGAGCACAAGATTCAGAGAGATGCTGTTGCCCAGCGACTGGATGATGAGCATCCGGATGAAGAAGCAGAGTCTGTGCTTGTGGAGCATCAAAGTGATAGCGCTATGGAAATGAGCAGCTCATCTAATGAACTTTACAAAGATGGAGTTCTCACATTAGGCTGCATAG GCTTTCCAAATGTTGGTAAATCGTCTATAATAAACagccttgtaggaagaaaggtgGTGAGTGTTTCTCGTACTCCAGGCCACACCAAATACTTCCAGACATACTACCTCACTCCAACAGTTAAACTGTGCGACTGTCCTGGACTGGTGTTCCCTTCTCGGGTCAATAAAGAGTTACAG ATTCTGTCAGGCATTTACCCAGTGTCTCAGCTGCAAGACCCCTACACCTCAGTGGGTTATCTGTGTGAGAGGACGCCTTTCCTCTCTGTGCTGAAGCTCAAACATCCCAGTCTCCAAGATGAACCGCAGCGAGAACAGGGCGCCGAAGAGCCCAAATGGACTGCCTTCGACGTATGTGAGG CTTGGGCAGAGAGGAGAGGTTACAAGACTGCAAAAGCCGCTCGTAATGATGTTTATCGCGCAGCAAACAGTCTTCTAAGGCTGGCAATTGATGGCAGGCTGTGCCTCTGCCTCAGACCACCGGGCTACAGCTGCCTGAAAG AGCATTGGGAAAATCATGTCGACTTGCAAGAGATTATTGCTCTCCAAGGAAGAGCGGCGAAGGTGGAAGGAGCAGGAGAaagggaggaggatgaggatgaagagtcCAGCTCAGAGCCTGAGGAGGAGAGAGACCGGGATGCAGACGATGATGAGGATGGAGACGATGAGGATGAGGGGTGCGGCTATCGAAGACAAAAGAATAAGAACCCACCTGTCTTCACTACGAACATTTTCAATGTCCTTCGGGAAAACAAGTATGAGTGA